From the genome of Solanum lycopersicum chromosome 7, SLM_r2.1:
TGAAACTATCGAAAacttacttttttaaaaaaattaccaatATACCCTTTAATATCAAATTGAGCTAGTTAAAGCTCtcttgtataataataataataatgatataatataaagtaCCAAGGTGGTCATATGAACCACAATCATATctataaaaatgttaaaaatactcaaaatagcAAGACCAACgttataaaaatcaaatatttattaccaaatcaagaaaaaagagTACCCCCCCACCCCAACCCCCTACCCCAACACCCCacacatcttttttttttttaaaaaaaaaaaagattaatgaTTAGCAGGTACATGTTAGTACATTGTGTTCAGTTTCACTAAAGTGCACATGTAAATAGTTGTAGAATTTGTCTATGTGCTCAGCTGTGGACAGCTACTTTACATCTTAAAACTTTTGGGTCCCACTTTAACTCATCATCATCAAATCTAACGGTCCATATTTAATCAttacaatattattaatactatagtataaaaaaatatatattatacatttatttatCGTACATTTCCGTATTCTGACAACTTTTACACTAGTTAAATAAAAAAGGATGAAGAATTTTCACTgccattgtaattttttaaagaattctCTTTTGTTTGCGAAATATACTgcgaaaatatttaaataacgTTCGATCATGAAAATAGTATTTTCTTTAAGCAAGAACTTAAATTAAGAATGGACAACTTAATTAAGGGACAGAGAAAGTTCCAAGTAATTACTATTTATCAGCTTTATTCAAGCAAATCAATCAATGATCTTTGTTTAtcagataatttttttagtaacgAAGGAAAAGATTGATAAGATGAAAAGATCTCGTTGAAAGTATAAACTTATTTAGAGGATTATCCTCGCATGCGTAAGATTAGATCGTAGTTTCACTCTCTTACTGTTTCTTCACAATCAAGGAGCGGAACCAACTTTCTGTTAGGAGTTCATCCAAGCTTTGTTCGGCggaacatattattattatatgattaaaattatttttatgtatatatagtagatgttaaAGCCTCACCAATTAGTTCGAGTGtttaatttttcagattttaaattcttttattaaaagttataatttcCACCACTGATAACTTTATACaataaaaagtatttaatttattcaaatattatagGGATAAAACAAATAAGATAATTCAGAACAAATAAAATGTGTTTTGATCTATTTATACAacaaatatgttatatttattatctaTAACATcacatattaaataatatactcaatataacatGAATAATTAAGTGATTGGGTGATTAAAGATTATGATAGAAATTAAAAGTGTACAAATTCAACTAATTAGAATTTTGATGTGCttaatcatatataataaaaatataaaattattaaataataactaGACAAAACAATTACtactaatatataaatatctataattttaaataaattataaaggaATTAGAAATTTCCTGAGAGGTGCTTATCAATTGTTTCTATCTATTAATGAATGTTATCACTATCATATTTTAATCgttaaataatttgattattgATAAAAgctaaatatatatgaattttttttaccaatttcgtattttatttttcaatttattagtATAACTCTACATTACTTTGTAGAACATCttgtaaatttataatatataatagttgtaataaaatttaattactgATTTGAAAACCTTGAAATTAttcaatcaaaaacaaaaagaatattagcaattgaaatataattattaaaagtaaaattgacTTTAGAAGGAGTCACCCCTATTACAATTtgacaaaattacaaatatccaaaaagtatttattttcaaaattataaagttcaatactcttatatatttaattaaagttaattGGGATATACTTATTTTGTCAACCCATATATTAGATATTCAAAATCAAtcaataatcaaataataataaaaattctaaacaGTTAACTCAATAACgctatattaataaattaatatttaaattattaattttatcgaAATTTTAATCGTTAAATGTCGTTCTAATAGAGAATATAGCGACAAAGAATATTGTACGACAAATATAGATTATTACTTTCTTAATCGAATATCTTTATTCAAAgctttaaatatgattttgttttgatagaaaatattttttcctaaatAAGGTCTATATTATACCAATTTCAATTACTCTGCTAGtaatacatattaataaataaaaggaataaTGCATAAGTATCTCTCAATCTGTGTCTAAAATATCAGAGACACGCTTATGGTATCATAAGCTATTATTActtctaaacttattttattaataagtttcTACCATTTTCAACTTACGTGTGTGGTACTATCTTATGGATTcaacaataattaattttttttcaagctagtgtcacgtagacggaaaagaataaaaaatcacttataaaataaattcaaaaatacacaatttgaagaaatgaaataaaaaatacagtAAATGGTAAATGATGCCGACCGCCAACCAAAACAAATTCATTGTTGGAGACTTTTCTTCTGTGCAGGCCACCAAAAAAGACCCCCCACACACCCTGAGTCCATACCCTTATAGCCCTTTTTGCCTTTCTACTCAAATATTTCTCTGAAATTCTTCAATTTCACTTGAGtttcaacttttaaaatctgtgttttgattcttttttgttCATAGGAAGATACCCTTTTGGCTTTCTTGGTTGTGGGATTGTTGGTTGAGCTGAACATTTGAGGTATGAATGTGTAAAGATTGAATTTTGGGTTTCTTGGATCTTTGATTATGAAGTTGTGTTTCAGACTAGTCTTTTGATTGTTATTTGTTTGCAAGAAGATACCCTTTTGGCTTTTTTGGTTGAGCTGAGCATTTGAGGTATTAATGTGTAAAGGTTGATTTTAGTGTGTTGGATCTTTGATTATGAAGTTGTGTTTCAGACTAGCCGTTTgacttttatttgtttataagaAGATACCCTTTTGGCCTTTTTGGTTTAGTTGAACATTTGAGGTATGAATGTGTAAAGATTGAATTTTGGGTTTCTTGGATCTTTGATTATGAAGTTGTGTTTCAGACTAGTCTTTTGATTGTTATTTGTTTGTAATAAGATACCCTTTTGGCTTTTTTGGTTGAGCTGAGCATTTGAGGTATTAATGTGTAAAGGTTGAATTTTTAGTGGGTTGGATCTTTGATTATGAAGTTGTGTTTCAGACTAGccgtttgatttttatttgtttataagtaTATATCCTTTTGGTCTTTTTAGTTGAGTTGAACATTTGAGGTATGAATGTGTAAAGATAGAATTTTTGGGTTTGTTGGATCTTTGATTATGAAGTTGTGTTTCAGACTAGCCTTTTGATTGTTATTTGTTTGTAAGAAGATACCCTTTTGgcctttttttttgtagtggGTTTTTTTGGTTGAGCTGAACTTTGAGGTATGAACTGTAAAGATTGAATTCTGGGTTTGTTGGATCTTTGATTATGAAGTTGTGCTTCAGACTAGTCTTTTGATTGTTAATTGTTTTGTAAGCAGATACCCTTTTGGACTTTTTGGTTGAGCTGAGCATTTGAGGTATTAATGTGTAAAGGTTGAATTTTTAGTGTGTTGGATCTTGGATTATGAAGTTGTGTTTCAGACTAGCcgtttgaattttatttgtctGTATGAAGATACCCTTTTGGCCTTTTCGGTTGTGGGGTTTTTAGTTGAGCTGAACATTTGAGGTATGAATGTGTAAAGATTGAATTTTGGGTTTGTTGGATATTTGATTATGAAGTTCTGTTTTAGACTAGCCTTTCGTTTCTTTTGTAAGAAGATATCCTTTTATCCATTTTTGGTTGAGCTGAGCATTTGAGGTATTAATATGTAAAGGTTGAACTTTTAGTGTGTTGGATCTTTGATTATGAAGTTGTGTTTCAGACTAgccttttgaattttatttatctgTACGAAGATACCCTTTTGGCCTTTCTGGTTGTGGTTTTTTTTGGTTGAGTTGAACATTTGAGGTATGATTGTGTAAAGACTGAATTTTGGGTTTCTTGGATCTTTAATTATGAAGTTGAGTTACAGACTagctttttgatttttatttgttcgTAAGAAGATACCCTTTTggcttttattttttggttgtgGTGTTTTTGGTTGAGCTGCACATTAGAGGTATGAATGTGTAAAGATTGAATTTTGGGTTTCTTGGATCTTTGATTATGAAACTGTGTTTCAGACTAGCCTTTTGATTGTTAATTATTTGTAAGAAGATACCCTTTTGGCCTTTTCGGTTGTGGGGTTTTTGGTTGAGCTGAACATTTGAGGTATCAATGTATAAAGATGGAATTTTTAGTGTGTTAGATCTCTTTGATTATGAAATTTACTTTCAGACCtggtttttgattttattttcttcatagGAGGAGACTCTTTTATCTTTCTTGGTTGTGTAGTTATTGGTTGAGCGGAACTTTTTTTGAGgtctaaatgaataaatattgaCTTTTGCCTTCGTTGGATCTTTGATTATGAACTTGTGCTTCAGACAgccttttgaattttatttgtttgtatgaAAATACCCTTTTGGCCTTTCTGGCGGTTGTTGTTTTTGGTTGAGTTGAACATTTGAGGTATGAGTGTGTAAAGATTGCATTTTGAATTTGTTGGATTTTTGACTGTGAAGTTGAGTTTTAAACTTgccttttgatttttatttgttcataaaAGGATACCCTTTTAGATCTTATTGGTTGAGCTGAAAATTTGACGTGTGAATGAGTAAAGATTGAATTTTGAGTTTGTTGGATCTTTGATTATGAAGTGTTTGAGTCAATGTGCAGCCTGATTCTTTGTGGGTTTTTGGAATAAATTCTTATGTTGGTTCTAACTAAAAGGTTTTTGTTGTTTCCGATGTTCTGTTCTTCTTGAGCTTATCAGATGATCCCTAGGTGCATAACTTTGCATTTGTTTCTCGCGTTAGAATTATACCTACAGAAAGTTTTAGAGATCAATTCAAGTGACTTTGTGACTTCACTAGCTCTCTTATGTTTCAGATATGATGAGcagaattttctttcaattcttgGATTTTTTGATTTAGATTCACCAAAATTAGACTGACTTGGATGTAGGGTGTTTGAATCTTCGGTGAAATGAATACCATATAGATGCTTTGACTTTATTGCGTGTTGGGTTCAAACTGGTTCTTCTCTGATTACTTTAGAGGATAACATGCGGTCACTTCTTGTGGAGTTATATCATACTCCGTCTCAATTTGATTGTCTGTTTTTGATTTAACACAAAgtttaaagaaagaaaagaaagacttTTGAATTTCGTGttcttaaattaaagatatgttGAATGTTCCAACATGTCTTTTAATGTTGTTGTCTTAAACATGACACGTGGAAAGATGAAAGTAAAGAGTTGCCAAAAAGGATAAGAggcattctttttgaaacggattAAAAAAGTAAGGCTGAAAAAGAacttgaaacggagggagtagaTGATCGGAGAAATGTTTCATAATGGTTCATTTGAGCTCATTAATGTAGGCTTATTATTATAGCCACTGCCTGCAGGAAGCCTTGAAGAGAGAAATGTCGGGAGGAGGTACTCAGAACAGCTTAAGAAAAACCCTTGGATCACTCAAGGATACTACCACTGTCAGTTTAGCTAAAATTAATAGTAGCTATAAGGTAATGATATTCAGTTTTGCTACATGTTCTCATTCTACGTCCATTTTGAGTTCTCTCCTGAGACCTGTTTTCTCAACGTTCTTCAGGAATTGGATATTGCTATAGTTAAGGCAACAAATCATGTTGAACATCCAGCAAAGGAGAAGTACATAAGAGGTAAGCATCACAAGGTTATGTTACAGAGATGTAACTTGCCGAATTATAGCAATAAATTGCATTCAGAATGGGAATTGATAGAGTTGTATGATTCTCATTTTCAGCCATTTTTTCTGCCATCTCGGCTACCAGACCTCGAGCTGATGTTGCATACTGCATTCATGCTCTTGCGAGAAGGTTGTCAAAGACACATAATTGGGCGGTACGAACAATAAATTCAATTCTGTAGTATCTTTTTCATGAAAGATAAATTTAAGAGAAGCATTTTCTTTACCAATCAATCCTTGCAGTTCTCTAAATACTGATATGGGTAAGTCCTGTTAGTTTTATATAACTGCAGAAATTACCATAAAGATTCTAAAGGTTGACGTAGAAACAAGGTGGCCCTGTGAACTACTATTCACCCCACAAGTcctgaaaattaaatattattaggTTCCTTGGGGAAAACAAGTTAAATCTCTTGAAAAATTCATTCATCAAGGTAAGAGAAAGAAATCGTTTTGTAACTTTGCCTAGCTGATCTACTGCCTCATGCTGCTTATAGTTTCTATACCTGAGAAGCGTAATGAGTTCAATTTAGTAGCACCTTCTCATATAAGGTAAATTCTTGAAAAGTTTGTCCCATACCTATCAATCAATATTAGTTCTCGAAATGCTGATTTGGCAAATATCGATTAGTTTATCAATTCTTCTTTTCTACGAGCACAAATTACCATAAAGATTCTAAAGgtgaacatgaaaaattaaGGGGTGCTATGGAACTCTCATCCCAGTGTCATGAAAGAAAATACTACTCTTTTTTGGTTATGGAAAAACCAAACTTACTATGTTCATCCTGGAAAGTTAAGAGAATATTATATCCCTCGAATTATCCTTCTTTTACTGACGAGGGGGCTGCTCAGCTGGTAAGCACCCTCCACCTCCAACCTTAAGGTTATATGTTTGATCAAGAGTAATAAAGGTGGAGTTCCTAGGGAGGGGTAAACAAATAAAATCCTTCCTTTAGGCAAGAGTTtccattttgtttatttttcactACTCATCTAATCATCTATTGACTTTTGCTCTTTATAATTGTAAATAACTTTTGCATTATTACTGATAAAGACAAATTACGTTCACATTTTTCATGGATAGGAGGGTTTCTCTAATTTCTGGGTTAAAATTCTCAGATGGCTTTATTTGTGGAAACTTTAAGATAGATATTTGTTTGATGTTTCCTCTCTGTCTTATTTTATGAGGGGCCATAAAATGGGAGGTAATATTTGTGTAGTTGTCTAGCCTGTAAGCTTGCTATTTTGGCTGACTGAGTTAGAGTCCTAGAAATGCTATGTTATTAAATTAATTGTGCCAATTTATGCAAGCCCAAAATTGAATACATTGAAGGGGGTATCAGTCCCCAGTTTCATTACCTTTCAGGTTTCCGTTGTTGGACTTAAGTGAAAAAGATCCACATAATTACCACATTCAGAGCAACAACTTCCCTTTAAGAATAATTGATTTCTATTCTAATGGTTGGGTGagctaggattagtacacacttttcCATTGGGCTAGAGGACAGACCTAAAGGTACTACTTCATCTTTGGTTAGGCTGTCAGTCCATTGTTCTTAAGAAAAACGTAAAAATTCTCTTCTTTGTTCAGAAGGGACCCTCAATTAAGGGGTCTATCACTCTAAGATCCTTCATCCTAGCATTGATCTTGCTGCATTACTGTATCCATGTCCAAACCAAGCTATGCCAGCAGTAATGCGACTTTGTGGATCATGAGAGGGTTCTCAAGCTATGTTGCTCGGAGCGGATCTAGAGGTTGACTCTTCATCACATAACTTTTTTGGTGGTATGGTCCGAGTGCTGGTACTGATACAGTCAGTAAATGTATATTGTGACATATAAAGTATTTATTTCGATTAATTAAGGTATTGAACTAAagctaataaaatttaatttttttatcaatacctaatattttattcataggGTACCTTGTGAAATAGCATAGCAGTCTCATACTTCGTATGGCCGTATATGTAAACCTAAACCTACAAAATTTAATCTAATACCCGATCAATCTATACTTCTCGGTCATAGATGTAGTCAAAGCACCCAAGATAAATTGACCAAATCCGGTTTGGATCCCACACACATCCATTTCGTGTCGACATGGGTGTGGCAAGATTTTTGAAGAGTGTGTCCAACATAAGTTCTCACTTTTTGATTTTGTCTATCATTTGATTACCGGAGCTTCAGCTGGTAACTGGCTTTTATAGAAGTTGATCATGTTTTAACTGCCATATAGCTGAGAGCTATTATTGTAGAATCTTGGTTGGTCTAAGGCACCATTATGGTACACTGTTGGTCTAAGTATCAAATGAACTCAAATTGGTGTAACCCAAATTTGGGCATCAAGAtggtataaatttaaaaaagaaaaggaaaagaaactcAAGTTGGTGAACTTTAACCCTATTGAGTTGTTTTACTTTTACATCTGAAGGAGCTACTATGAGAGAACATTGACATGACTAACGTCCAGGGTGAAGTTTCTTAAGTATACACGGACTTACAAATACAGCACAGCATCACTTTTCAAAGAACATTGATGTGACTAAGGTCCTATGGAGATTCCACGAAGATCTCGATTGTCTCTCTCTTGTTCATGTTGAGATCCAATATATTCAAGAGCTTATGTTGAGCATATTATGAGACAAATAGACAACAGTTTTTGTGCTGTGTACTTGGTTATTTTGGTCTACTGACACATGATAGCACTGACCTTAATTTCATTGGTGACAACAAATCAGATTATAAGCCCATTCTTTTCTGCAATATAGCTTCAGTCATGATGACGAAATATAGTCTTGCTTTTGTGAAGATCTAACTCCTGGAGCTGAGGGATACTTTTGATAATCAAGTGTTAGTTTGAACGTTTTAAAGACTCATTTTGCTTTGTTTTTTAAATCTTGGTTTCATAGTTATGCGTCAAACATATAAACTGATTGCATGTAAGTAACCTTTATTTTCTGATTATCATAACTTATATCCTCTCCATAGGTGACGCATAAAGCACCTTTACAGTGGCAAATCTAGGATTTATAGAACATGGGGGCACTATTAAAGaaaggaggaaaaaaaatacttaaagcGGGAATTGATCCTTAATCCTTTAGGTGAATAACTTAGCTTTCAACCAAGTGCACCGTTAAGCCTTTTTATAGCATAGGTGCCAACAGGTACTATTGaatcaattttagaaaatatatgcaTAAAGTACCTAGTTTTGCGGAAAGACTATGGGTTCACATGAactataaaattacatattgCCCATTActgattcatttttcattgttgtCACTTCACAGGTTGCTCTAAAAACATTGATAGTCATTCACCGTGCTTTAAGAGAGGTGGACCCCACATTCCATGAGGAACTTATTAACTATGGCCGCAGCAGAAATCGCATGCTTAACATGGCTCATTTCAAAGATGACTCTAGTCCAAATGGTATGCAAATTATCAACCTCTTTTCTTGCTTACAGGAAGTTGACCATAGTGATCTCCTTCAATATTGATAATTGCTCTGATGAACTCTGCAGCATGGGATTACTCTGCTTGGGTGCGTTCATATGCCTTGTTCCTCGAGGAGAGGCTGGAATGTTTTCGAGTTCTGAAATATGATGTGGAGACTGATCGGCCGGTGAGATGAACACTCTTTTTAATCCCTGCCAATAGTTAGTTTAAAGGAGTTCTGTTgcatatatgtgtgtgtttgtgCATGTATATTAAATCGGCTGTCCAGGCCAACTTATGCGTCCCTCTAAGAATCGACTGGATACCCTTGTCTAGTCCACAAGTCAGGTTGCTAAGGTTATCCTCCTTCCAAGGTTGGAACAGCCGCACCACGTGTTTCAATAGGGCTCGAACTTGGGATCTTTAGTTTGTTACTCCCATACTAGGTCATCCTCTTGGTGACACCTACATGTGCggatattattttgtttttgtgcaACAATTGTTATTACATTTCAAGGACCCGTTTACTTTCCTTATCAATCTTCTTATTTTGAGGTGTAACATTAAATTTTGGAATTTCCTTGTGTGTTTTTAATGCAGAGAACTAAAGATTTGGACACGCCGGAATTGCTTGAACAGTTACCAGCCTTACAACAACTTCTGTATCGTATTAACGGCTGTCAGGTACGTTTATCTTCATAATCAGTTCAATTTTGTTGCTAAATTGACAATATGTCGTTTATTCAGATGGCATATGCTATTGTCCTCAAATTTATGATCATGAAACTTTCATGCAGCCACAAGGGGCATCTGCTCACAATTTTGTGATTCAGTTAGCACTTTCGATGGTAAGTAATCTGTTCTTCAAAGATTTATTAGAAATGATTTGCGTGTTTTATTTTCTCGCTGTATGAtagcttattattattttgataggtTGCTTCAGAAAGCATTAAAATCTACAATGCTATCAGTGATGGTACAGTTAATTTAGTTGACAAGGTTAGGCTTTTCTTTTGGCTATATTATAGATAGTCTTATTTCCCCTcagtaataattaattaaggttaACCGAGTTATTTTCTCAACAGTTCTTTGAGATGCAACGGAATGATGCTCTTAGATCTCTGGATATATACCGCAGGGCTGGTCAGCAGGTATCATCCTGACACATTATTTGCAGAGCCAGCTAATACATCATAACAGTCGAGAGACTGTTCCTGTGGGAGTTCAGATACATTCCCTGATACATCTCCATTTATTTTTAGGCGGAAGCACTTTCAGAGTTTTACGAAATATGTAAGAATATTGACGTGGGACGTGGCcagaaatttattaaaattgagCAGGTATGAGATAACTTTTCTGGGAATATGCAATGTTTCTAATTGCCATTGTAAATGTCTCTCTAAtcctttttgtgttttatttataatCAAGCCCCCTGCATCATTTTTACAAGCTATGGAGGAGTATGTGAGAGATGCACCACGAGCTTCTACAGTGCGGAAAGATTCGGTATGATATCTCCTCACACCTTGATAAAACATCAATAATCTCTGGATGGAGCTATTAAATGAATAGACAacatacttttatttatttaataatgtttGATAAGCCCCTTCATATGAAAAGCTCACCAAGCATGCAAAAATACCTTTTTGGATAACGGTAGCcattagatttgaatttgataCGAACAAGTGTGTTTTACtccaattaaatttgaattttaatgcAACTTATTTCGACTTCCAGGAACCCAAAGTTATTTTAGCTATCGAGTACAAAAAGGACCCAGAGGTCAAAGATGCTGGCTCTCTTTCTCCCCCTCCACCTGAACCTGAAAAGGAACCTGAACCAAAGCCGGAACCTGTTAAAACGGAAGCTCCTTTAGCAGAAACTGCTGATCTTCTGGTAGTGGTTTCAAGACACGTCTCATCTGTAGCCTTATTGTATTTAACTCTACGATTGGATATTTGAAGCCTTATATTTGTCGTCTGTAGTCTATGGACGATCCTTCTCCGGCTGTTGCAGAACTAGATGAGAAGAATTCCTTGGCTTTAGCTATCATACCAGTTGGTAAGTGTTTCAAATTCAATAGCACCAGATACCTAGAAATGCTCGCAATTCACCAAAGCCCCCGACACAAGATGGATATTCTGACTCTTGGTGCTATCACAGGCTCTACCAACCCACCGACTTCAACTGGTTCAAATTTTACAAATGGAACTTCAGGCTGGGAACTGGCTCTTGTGGAAGCTCCCAGCTCGAATGAGAGTGCCGCTACTGCTAGTAAACTGGTACAATTACGCATCTTTCTTGTTTTGTTGCTTTTAATCGGTGTCCATTGATTAGAAAATTGAATGAATCGTGTTGTAAGAGACAAGATTATAATCTCACCATCTCTAATTTGTGGACTGATGTAATGCCTGCAAGTAGAGGTGGATGCAACCTTCGTACAATAGGTACTATAGGTTCAACTGAACCCAGTATTTTGAACTAAGTTGCTCAGCCTGTTCACTGATGGTGTCGCACCCATGTCAAGACGATGTGGGTGTGGGATCCGTACCGGATTTGATCAACTGACTTTGGTTACTTTGACCAAAATCGACGGAGAAATCCGGGACAAATACTAATGATTTCTATAATCAAAACAAAGCGAAggtgaaatttaagaaaatggaATAACTTGTATGTAGCAATTTCTATGTCATTccgttttcttttttctctttgggATTTCCTCTTGATCTCGGAATACCTTGTGAGTTTTCCTCGTGTCTTCATAATTCAGACGCCTAACTCTACTTTTAGGTCTTTGGATTTTTTAAAGCTGAACTCCCGCACCGTATCCGTGCTTGGATCCGTATTCTCGTATCTTAAAATTTAGATCATGAAGGATCCGATCTCTAGATCCACACTTGTATCAGACACCCGCTCCTGTCCGAAATACTTagttttgaaaagaaatatgcTTGAAAACGAGAAGAACGAAGAATAGGATCCCATACTTGGTGAAAGGCTGGTGTTGCACAGCCATAGCGCCACCAAAATGTGAATTCCAGTTATACATATAAGAATTTGATAAATATCAAGTCTCAACTTGATATTTCACAAGTACAATGCTAAGAATTTACAGGTTGAACCTTTCAAGTTTATATCTTTGATCTACATGCAGAAATTTAGATGCACCGGTGCACATTCTTCTTCACATGTATAAAGAGCCATACTTATACTGACACTTCCTACTTCTGTAAAAATCTAGGGTGGAGGTCTCGATAAACTTACGCTAGATAGTTTGTATGATGATGCAATGAGACAAACCAACCAAAACGTGAGTTATAATC
Proteins encoded in this window:
- the LOC101265347 gene encoding putative clathrin assembly protein At5g35200 → MSGGGTQNSLRKTLGSLKDTTTVSLAKINSSYKELDIAIVKATNHVEHPAKEKYIRAIFSAISATRPRADVAYCIHALARRLSKTHNWAVALKTLIVIHRALREVDPTFHEELINYGRSRNRMLNMAHFKDDSSPNAWDYSAWVRSYALFLEERLECFRVLKYDVETDRPRTKDLDTPELLEQLPALQQLLYRINGCQPQGASAHNFVIQLALSMVASESIKIYNAISDGTVNLVDKFFEMQRNDALRSLDIYRRAGQQAEALSEFYEICKNIDVGRGQKFIKIEQPPASFLQAMEEYVRDAPRASTVRKDSEPKVILAIEYKKDPEVKDAGSLSPPPPEPEKEPEPKPEPVKTEAPLAETADLLSMDDPSPAVAELDEKNSLALAIIPVGSTNPPTSTGSNFTNGTSGWELALVEAPSSNESAATASKLGGGLDKLTLDSLYDDAMRQTNQNVSYNPWEPAPAVAPMMQNVGYDPFYVSNMVAAPTNVQMAAMANQQQAFMLQQQQQQQQHMMMMTPQQQPNANPFANPYGAAANPYGPGMPVQTAYNPYTGLI